The Centroberyx gerrardi isolate f3 chromosome 24, fCenGer3.hap1.cur.20231027, whole genome shotgun sequence genome includes a region encoding these proteins:
- the LOC139919805 gene encoding transmembrane protein 60-like, protein MSLAQRVLLTWVFTLVFLIMLVLKLDGKVQWNWFLIFLPVWVFDGILILMLAVKMAGRCKPGYDPRNGSPDLRLRAWYLTAMLLKLGFCLTLCAKLEKLADVKLTFVCIPLWTMLLGALVELGLNIFPDRREA, encoded by the exons ATGTCTCTGGCCCAGAGGGTTTTGCTAACCTGGGTCTTCACCCTGGTCTTCCTCATCATGCTAGTGCTCAAACTGGACGGGAAG GTGCAGTGGAACTggttcctcatcttcctccccgTCTGGGTCTTCGACGgcatcctcatcctcatgcTCGCTGTCAAGATGGCGGGCCGCTGCAAACCCGGCTACGACCCGCGCAACGGCTCCCCGGACCTGCGTCTCCGCGCCTGGTACCTGACGGCCATGCTGCTCAAGCTCGGCTTCTGCCTGACGCTGTGCGCAAAGCTGGAGAAGCTGGCCGACGTTAAGCTGACGTTTGTGTGCATACCGCTGTGGACGATGTTACTGGGAGCGCTGGTGGAGCTGGGGCTCAATATCTTTCCTGACAGGAGAGAGGCGTAA